The window CCATCGAGAGTGCAGCACAGCGGATGAGCATCATGGGCATTTGCAACAAGTTTGCAGGAATTGTGTCGCCGTTGATCTTTGCCGCGATCATCTTCAAGGCGACCGACCATCAGCTGTTTGATGCGATTGAACTCGGCAACATGAGCGATGCGGTCCGCAGCGCGATGCTCGACGAATTGATCCGGCGGGTGATACTGCCCTATACCATCCTTGGCTTCCTGCTTCTCCTGGCTGGCGTAGGGATCAGATACTCCATACTTCCCGAACTCGATACCGATCATGAAACGGCGGTTGTGAAGGTGGAAGAGGAGCAGAGAAGCCGGAAGCGGTTGATCGATTTTCCCTACCTTGTTCTGGGGGCCATCGCCATCTTTCTGCATGTGGGGACACAGGTGGTGGCCATCGATACGATAATCAACTATGCCGGTTCAATGGGAATCGGACTGCTCGACGCCAAGGTATTCCCCTCATATACGCTGACTGCTACCATTATCGGTTATGTATTGGGTATCATGCTTATACCCAGGGTGATTTCGCAGCGGACAGCCCTGGTCTGCTGCACCTCGTTGGGACTCCTTCTGTCGCTCGGGGTCATCTTTGCCGATTGGAACCTGACGCTCTTCGGGCATGAGGCGAACGCCTCCATCTGGTTTCTTGCCCTGATCGGCTTTCCCAATGCCCTGATATATGCCGGAATATGGCCCCTCTCCATCCGCGGTCTTGGCCGGTTTACCAAGACAGGATCATCGCTGCTGATCATGGGATTGAGTGGAAACGCCGTTTTACCGCTTATATATGGAGCGCTCGCCGATGCTTACGGCCTGAGAATAGGCTACTGGAGCTTGATACCCTGTTTCCTTTACCTGGTCTGGTTCGCTCTTATGGGCCACAAGATTGAGTATTGGGGCCGAACGAAAAAATGATGCCACTACTTGGGCGATTCACCGTAGCCAATATCTAATAATCAAATCAATATTTTAACATGTGTGGCTATCGCGCGCCAAAGTTGGATACCCTGCGTATGGGATTTGTAGGTATAGGAAATCGCGGTTATTCAAACCTCTACTAGATGACATTTCTGGAGGGTGTTGAGATTAAGGCGATATGTGATATTGTACGGTTCCGGATCGATGAGACAACACAGCTGTTTAAGGAGAGAGGATTGCCCGGGCCCCGGGTTTATACCGGAAGTGGGGATGCCTGGAAAAGAGTGTGTGAAGATCCCGAATATGCCATTAAGTGCGGCAAACATGTGGCCGTTGATCAGCGGGACTAAAGGTGCAGCTCAAAAATATCCGCTACCAGCCAGAGTCTCCGTAGGGAGCGAATGGCTAAACGATGAAGAGATGAAGAGGGTGAACGAGCAATAGACGCCCGAAATAGTGGTGCGGATTGGGAATATGGCCCAGAAAGTAGGCGGACATGGCGGAATGGACTTCCTGATGACATGGCGCCTCGTCGACTGCCTGCGAAACGGGCTGCCGATCTGTATGATGCTGCTGCGTGGAGTGTGATTATACCGTTAAGTGAAAAATCGGTGTCGAACCGTGCAAGGCCACTTGAGATACCCGACTTCAGACGTGGAGCATGGAGAACCAACCAACCGGTGGATATCAACCTGACGGGAGAAGGCGGTTCTGCAGGGATGGTGTTTTAACTGCAGCGGTTTGCCTCACTTTTTTTGAGGGGATTATTTGTTATTTAAGGAATATTTGGATAACTTTAAAAAATATTTTCGAGGATCGGGCTTCAAGTGATTCGGCCGATGTCCGGTCAGTTTCTCCCGGTAGGGGATACCGGGACCCGATCCAAGGGATTTAGCAGAATTGTATGCAGAGAGTCATCATCAGGAATGGGCGGTTGATTTTCCCCGGGAGCATCGAATCAGGATTGATTCTGGTTTGTGAGCAAGGGGTGATCAGTGAGATTATGGAAGAGAGACTCTTTTCGCTGGCCGGGGATGACCGCCTGATCGATGCAAAGGGAAACTACGTCGCTCCCGGATTCATCGATATCCATACCCATGGCGGAGGTGGTCACGACTTTATGGACGGAACAGTGGCGGCCTACCTGGGAGCTGCCGAGACGCATGCCCGGCATGGAACCACAGCCCTGTTGCCTACTACGCTGACCAGCACCTTCGATGAACTGGTGAACACGTTTGCGGTTTATAAGGCGGCGGTAAATCAGAATCGGAAAGGAGCCAGATTCTTGGGACTACACCTGGAGGGGCCCTATTTTGCCTACAACCAGCGGGGTGCGCAAGATCCCAAGTACCTGAGAGATCCGGAACCGGAAGAGTATAACCGGATATTGGCCGAGTCGGCTGATATCGTGCGGTGGAGCCTGGCGCCCGAACTGCCGGGTGCACTGGAGTTTGGAGAGTTGCTGGCTTCGGCGGGCATACTTCCCTCAATTGCGCACAGTGATGCCATTTACGAGGAGGTATTGGATGCCTTTCATGCCGGTTTCAGCCATGTTACCCACCTCTATTCGGCCATGTCGTCCGTAACCCGCAGGAATGCGTTCCGTTACGCTGGGGTGCTGGAGGCCGCCTATCTGATTGAAGATATGACGGTAGAGATCATTGCCGACGGGGTACATCTGCCCAAGCCGCTATTGCAGTTTGTCTACCGGTTCAAGGGTCCCGAGAGAACGGCGTTGTGCACCGATTCGATGCGGGGAGCCGGGATGCCCGACGGTGAGTCGATCCTGGGAAGCCTGGAAAAGGGACAGCGGGTGATTATCGAAGATGGTGTGGCCAAGTTGCCCGACCGTACTGCATTTGCGGGGAGTGTTGCCACAACCGATCGCCTTGTGCGGACCATGGTTGAAGTGGCGGAAGTGCCGTTGGTGGATGCGGTAAGAATGATGACCCTGACACCGGCCCGCATCATGCATGTTGATCATCGGAAAGGGTCCATAGAGAAAGGAAAGGATGCCGATCTGGTAATTTTTGACGATAATATTGATGTTTCACATACAATCATAGAAGGAGATGTCATATACGGAAACTGATGCGGGCGTGATTGCATTCACGCGGGAGATGCTGGAGGTAAAGATCTTCAGAATAAGAGAGGAGATGGGACGAAAGGCTGCTCTAGATGTCTCGGTAACCATCCGGAAACTTCTCGGGGAGAAGGATGAGATCAATGTGATCTTTGCCGCCGCCCCGTCGCAAAGCGATTTTCTGAAGGAGTTGAGAGCCGACCCGCTGATTCCGTGGGAGCGGATCAATGCCTTTCACATGGATGAGTATATCGGTTTGGAGGCGGATGCTCCGCAAGGATTCGGTAATTTCCTCCGGGAACGGATCTTTGGAAAAGTCCAATTCAAAAGTGTCCATTACATCAATGGTCTGGCGGAGGATATTTCCGCCGAATGCAAGAGGTATGCCGCACTGCTGGAGCAGTACCCCACCGATATTGTCTGCCTGGGAATAGGGGAGAACGGGCATATCGCCTTCAACGATCCGCCGGTGGCAGATTTTGATGATCCGGAGATGGTGAAGGTGGTGGAGCTGGAGCTGGCTTGCAGGCAACAGCAGGTGAACGAGAACCTTTTTACCGGACTCGACAAGGTACCCACCCACGCCATCACCGTGACCATTCCGGCTTTGCTGAAGGCAGACCGACTCTTTTGCATGGTGCCTGCAAAAAACAAGGCCAAAGCTGTCTATCGTACCCTGAATGGCGAGATCGGCGAAGAGTGTCCCGCTTCAATCTTGAGGCGGAAAAAAGGGGTGGTGCTCTACCTCGACAGGGAGAGTTCCTCTCTCCTCGATATGGGCAACCCTGCTGCAGTGGAATAGCATTCAATCATTACCATAAAACAGATAATTATGCGACTTAAACTTATTTTGTTAACTGTTTTGACCCTGGTCTTCTCCCAGACCCGGGCCCAGATGAAGATCGGTATCATCGGCCTCGACACCTCACATTCCACCGCGTTTGTCAAGTTGTTGAACGGGGAGGAAAAGAAGGATGAGTACAAGGATTTTAGAATTGTTGCCGCCTATCCCTACGGTTCAAGAACGATCAGATCGAGTTTTGAACGTATTCCCGATTACACTGAAGAGGTGAAGGCGTTAGGCGTGGAAATTGTGCCTTCAATTGCTGAACTTCTGAAGAGAGTTGACTATGTCCTGCTGGAGACAAACGACGGAAACCTCCATCTGGAACAGGCCAGTCAGGTTTTCAAGGCTGGAAAGCCCATGTTTATCGATAAACCGCTGGCAGCAACACTGGCACAATCCATGGCTATCTACCAGTTGGCGAGGGATTACAATGTGCCGATTTTTTCCTCGTCGGCATTGCGTTATGTTCCTCAAAATCAAAAACTGCGTAATGGAGAGTACGGGAAGGTGATGGGGGCAGATTGCTATTCACCGGCAACTCGCGAGATCACACATCCCGATTTCGGGTGGTATGGCATCCATGGCGTGGAGACCCTGTTCACTGTCATGGGCACCGGATGTGTTTCGGTGAACCGCATGTCGGCCGAAGGGACCGATGTGGTGGTAGGATTGTGGAGTGACGGAAGAATCGGAACCTTCAGGGGAATCCGTGAAGGGAAGAGTAACTACGGGGGGACTGCCTTCACCGACAAAAGCATTGAACCGGTCGGAACCTACCAAGGGTATGAAGTACTGCTATCGGAGATCCTGAATTTCTTCAGAACCGGTGTTCCACCGGTCTCCGAGGAGGAGACACTCGAGATCTTTACCTTCATGGAAGCCTCCAATGCGAGCAAACGCAACGAGGGTAAGATTATCCTGATGGAGGATGTGTACCGTAAAGGCATGGCAGAAGCAAAACAATTGCTGCAGGAGATGAAGTGAACCGGCTCACGGTTCATGCCTCTAAAAAAATATCCGAATCTAATGGCAAGTAGCAAGAATGAACACGAGAAGAGAATTTATCAAGAGAGTGGCGATTGGAACCGCAGTTGTCTCCACAGGAAAGATCGGTGGTGTCCTGCCGGGTTTCAGCGCGTCGAGCTACCGGAATATTCCCGGGGCAAATGAGCGCATCCGGATTGCCGGTATTGGAGTTAATGCAAGAGGTGATGCATTGGCAAAGGGATTTGCCAATGAGAAGGAGAGAGGGTGTGTGGTGACCGATATATGTGATGTGGACAGTCGTGCCGTAGAGAAGGCGATCAAGAGTGTCCTTGACACGGCCGGTAACAGGCCGAGGGGTCACGAGGATCTCCGGAAAATGTTAGAGTCGAACGATTTTGATGCCGTCTTTATCGCCACTCCCGATCATTGGCATGCTCCGGCGGCGCTGATGGCGATGAAGGCCGGAAAGCATGTTTATCTCGAGAAGCCGACAAGTCATAATCCCGCGGAAAATCAGTTGCTTATTGATGCGGAGAAGAGATACGGGAGAGTGGTCCAGGTAGGAAACCAGCGCCGTTCTTGGCCCAATGTTGTCCATGCCATGAAAGAGATCGAAGAGGGAATCATCGGTGAAGTCTATTATGGCAAGAGCTGGTACTACAACAAGCGCCCCTCGATAGGGAGAGGAAACGTTACGGCACCACCCGACTGGTTAAATTGGGACCTCTGGCAGGGGCCGGCTCCCCGAGTGGCTTACAGGGACAATATCGTCCACTACAACTGGCATTGGCGCTGGCATTGGGGTACCGGAGAGGCACTCAACAACGGCATGCACTTCGTCGACCTCCTTCGCTGGGGGATGAAACTGGACTATCCCGTATCGGTAGACTCTTCCGGTAGTCGGTACCATTACCGGGACGATTGGGAAACACCGGATACCCAGCTGGTAACATTCTCATTCGGGGATGGCCGGGTGATGACCTGGGAGAGCCAAAGCTGTATCAGCTCCCTGATTCACGGTCACGGCAGCGGAGTAACCCTCTACGGGAGCAGGGGGAGCCTGACAATAGGCGGCGGTAACGAATATCAGGTTTACGACATCGATAACAAGTTGGTCAAGAAGGTCGACAGCAATCTGGTCTTTGAAGCGGGAAACCTCGTCAATCCAACACAAAGCCTCGATGCCTACCATTTCCAGAACTTCTTCAATGCCATCCGCAAAGGGGAGAAGTTGAACTCGCCGCTTACGGAAGCATGCAAGAGTACCCAGCTGGTGCAGTTGGCAAATATAGCCCACAGGGTAGGCAGGAGGATAAACGTCGATCCGGACAGTGGCCGGATAGTGAAGGACAGGATAGCCGCCAAATTGTGGAAAAGAGAATATGAAAAAGGGTGGGAGCCGAAATTATAATTATATGAAGAAGAGTCTATTGATTTTTTTGATACTGGGCATACTCACAGTAATTGATGCCCGTTCGCAGGATACGATCAGGGTGCTGGCAATCGGGAACAGTTTCTCCGCGGATGCGGTTGAAAACCATCTGTATGAATTGGGACGGCAGGAAGGGGTCACCTTCATTATCGGCAACCTCTACATCGGTGGCTGTTCACTGCAGAGGCATTGGCAAAACGCACAGGACGACAAGCCCGATTACGAGTACCGTAAGATCAATGCCACGGGCAAGCTGAGAGTGACCAAGCAGGCCACCCTGATGAAGGGAATAACCGACGAGAGGTGGGATTATGTCACCTTTCAGCAGAACAGCCCCAATTCCGGTTTTCTGGACACCTATTTCCCCTACCTCGACCAGTTGACAGCCTATGTAAGGGAACACACTACAAATCCCGGGGTGAAGCTTGTCTTCCATCAGACCTGGGCCTATGCCTGGGATTCGGACCATGCCGATTTTCCACGATATAACCGCGACCAGAAGCTGATGTACCGTTCTATCATCAAGGCATCCACTAAAGCTGCAGCCAAGGCTGGAATCCGCTATATCATCCCTTCGGGTACGGCGATACAAAACGGACGCTCCAGTTTTATCGGCGACCGTTTTTGT of the Petrimonas mucosa genome contains:
- a CDS encoding sugar MFS transporter, with protein sequence MNNTETVGYLQERKRQVISVAILAFMFFIFGFVSWVNAILIPYFKIACELTHFQSYFVAFAFYIAYFVMAIPSGLLLKRVGFKRGIMYGFLLMALGAFIFVPAALTRQFAIFLIGLFSIGTGLAILQTAANPYVTIIGPIESAAQRMSIMGICNKFAGIVSPLIFAAIIFKATDHQLFDAIELGNMSDAVRSAMLDELIRRVILPYTILGFLLLLAGVGIRYSILPELDTDHETAVVKVEEEQRSRKRLIDFPYLVLGAIAIFLHVGTQVVAIDTIINYAGSMGIGLLDAKVFPSYTLTATIIGYVLGIMLIPRVISQRTALVCCTSLGLLLSLGVIFADWNLTLFGHEANASIWFLALIGFPNALIYAGIWPLSIRGLGRFTKTGSSLLIMGLSGNAVLPLIYGALADAYGLRIGYWSLIPCFLYLVWFALMGHKIEYWGRTKK
- the nagA gene encoding N-acetylglucosamine-6-phosphate deacetylase, which encodes MQRVIIRNGRLIFPGSIESGLILVCEQGVISEIMEERLFSLAGDDRLIDAKGNYVAPGFIDIHTHGGGGHDFMDGTVAAYLGAAETHARHGTTALLPTTLTSTFDELVNTFAVYKAAVNQNRKGARFLGLHLEGPYFAYNQRGAQDPKYLRDPEPEEYNRILAESADIVRWSLAPELPGALEFGELLASAGILPSIAHSDAIYEEVLDAFHAGFSHVTHLYSAMSSVTRRNAFRYAGVLEAAYLIEDMTVEIIADGVHLPKPLLQFVYRFKGPERTALCTDSMRGAGMPDGESILGSLEKGQRVIIEDGVAKLPDRTAFAGSVATTDRLVRTMVEVAEVPLVDAVRMMTLTPARIMHVDHRKGSIEKGKDADLVIFDDNIDVSHTIIEGDVIYGN
- a CDS encoding glucosamine-6-phosphate deaminase, producing the protein MSYTETDAGVIAFTREMLEVKIFRIREEMGRKAALDVSVTIRKLLGEKDEINVIFAAAPSQSDFLKELRADPLIPWERINAFHMDEYIGLEADAPQGFGNFLRERIFGKVQFKSVHYINGLAEDISAECKRYAALLEQYPTDIVCLGIGENGHIAFNDPPVADFDDPEMVKVVELELACRQQQVNENLFTGLDKVPTHAITVTIPALLKADRLFCMVPAKNKAKAVYRTLNGEIGEECPASILRRKKGVVLYLDRESSSLLDMGNPAAVE
- a CDS encoding Gfo/Idh/MocA family protein translates to MRLKLILLTVLTLVFSQTRAQMKIGIIGLDTSHSTAFVKLLNGEEKKDEYKDFRIVAAYPYGSRTIRSSFERIPDYTEEVKALGVEIVPSIAELLKRVDYVLLETNDGNLHLEQASQVFKAGKPMFIDKPLAATLAQSMAIYQLARDYNVPIFSSSALRYVPQNQKLRNGEYGKVMGADCYSPATREITHPDFGWYGIHGVETLFTVMGTGCVSVNRMSAEGTDVVVGLWSDGRIGTFRGIREGKSNYGGTAFTDKSIEPVGTYQGYEVLLSEILNFFRTGVPPVSEEETLEIFTFMEASNASKRNEGKIILMEDVYRKGMAEAKQLLQEMK
- a CDS encoding Gfo/Idh/MocA family protein, giving the protein MNTRREFIKRVAIGTAVVSTGKIGGVLPGFSASSYRNIPGANERIRIAGIGVNARGDALAKGFANEKERGCVVTDICDVDSRAVEKAIKSVLDTAGNRPRGHEDLRKMLESNDFDAVFIATPDHWHAPAALMAMKAGKHVYLEKPTSHNPAENQLLIDAEKRYGRVVQVGNQRRSWPNVVHAMKEIEEGIIGEVYYGKSWYYNKRPSIGRGNVTAPPDWLNWDLWQGPAPRVAYRDNIVHYNWHWRWHWGTGEALNNGMHFVDLLRWGMKLDYPVSVDSSGSRYHYRDDWETPDTQLVTFSFGDGRVMTWESQSCISSLIHGHGSGVTLYGSRGSLTIGGGNEYQVYDIDNKLVKKVDSNLVFEAGNLVNPTQSLDAYHFQNFFNAIRKGEKLNSPLTEACKSTQLVQLANIAHRVGRRINVDPDSGRIVKDRIAAKLWKREYEKGWEPKL
- a CDS encoding DUF4886 domain-containing protein, which translates into the protein MKKSLLIFLILGILTVIDARSQDTIRVLAIGNSFSADAVENHLYELGRQEGVTFIIGNLYIGGCSLQRHWQNAQDDKPDYEYRKINATGKLRVTKQATLMKGITDERWDYVTFQQNSPNSGFLDTYFPYLDQLTAYVREHTTNPGVKLVFHQTWAYAWDSDHADFPRYNRDQKLMYRSIIKASTKAAAKAGIRYIIPSGTAIQNGRSSFIGDRFCRDGYHLKLDLGRYTAASTWFEFLTGRTVIGNGYAPATLTPLEVITVQRAAHEAVARPFEVTTIRLSDRRWSSPSPTFAEDFPTWLRSNP